The proteins below come from a single Nocardioides eburneiflavus genomic window:
- a CDS encoding S8 family peptidase codes for MARVRVRERSTVARLASLQSRRSRLHVAARAYDGERPSFFVGDEVLVDARDDDLVRELVDRHGGEVVGSPKLPPRPKGVERRRDVDLTNAPRWARVRFADSPRDLDVDLDVLASRHGTDGGDVTYSSRLLADLAVLVRTRRAEGRRIGLDAVGEAFDMPLTRVTEGSPLAYPSDPTQWNMFAGRSRMVEAWQLVDSSRQVKGGSTVWVAVCDTEFWLDAAGRPQVAPGQTRSDFGAGVLQWNLVNEGQPAGILTSTTPSPFHGNRVASAALAAVGNSQGAAGSGGLVARPALFLGANRAYDATRAIQLCVWWGIDVLNMSWGFWNPDSDEFDEDTWVETFDWGADNGLVCIAAAGPGANNPVVELPDDLDVRPATRTPRTLTVGALDTNDQASARSNFGSSVNLWAPGTGIQVAPDAARPLGTTVNGTSFAAPLVSGVAAMMRYCNPDLSADDVRRMLVETGWQGSGRVSRGLDAAAAVRAALNSRLPDTHEDNSSPSRAYPLLPVGPGRALTMGRFSAISSATDRDYWSFEVPHLSDVVVVSEWYARLATLMVVVESASTNAVVDLARADIPTGGVRLAGVLPAGAYRVRVRGDGATAYRLLVHVDEADLGPDEFEPSNNFEDAPVLTFEAAPRSPFQMGWVLGRREWGPGTYPATLHRVTGSGPLGSAFVNRDIYRLEVPHSTVFREPTLTIRDSDEPLTVELLDADRRVLRRESPVTEATFRPPPESVGYLRVTGTSPTRYTIVTGLKVRAGVLPGPLQEELQVIPKYWGDPPPWRIRDEVSHWAVDLGRAEVEDGVLAFDLDDPAGEVLLELLDESGEVVRSAHAVTVEDVGARAVLDVAAVDPGTKVLRVTRARSAGAAQVRAVPPPVA; via the coding sequence ATGGCACGTGTCCGAGTCCGTGAACGCTCCACAGTTGCCCGCCTCGCCTCGTTGCAGTCCCGGCGGAGCCGCCTCCACGTGGCCGCCCGTGCCTACGACGGTGAGCGGCCGAGCTTCTTCGTCGGGGACGAGGTCCTCGTGGACGCGCGGGACGACGACCTGGTCCGGGAGCTGGTCGACCGCCACGGCGGCGAGGTCGTGGGGTCCCCGAAGCTGCCTCCTCGGCCGAAGGGTGTCGAGCGCCGTCGGGACGTCGACCTGACGAACGCGCCGCGGTGGGCGCGCGTCCGGTTCGCCGACAGCCCGCGCGACCTCGACGTGGACCTCGACGTCCTGGCGAGCCGGCACGGGACCGACGGCGGCGACGTGACGTACAGCTCCCGCCTGCTCGCGGACCTCGCCGTCCTGGTGCGTACGCGTCGCGCGGAGGGACGCCGGATCGGGCTCGATGCCGTAGGTGAGGCCTTCGACATGCCCCTGACCCGGGTGACCGAGGGCTCGCCGCTCGCCTATCCCTCCGACCCCACCCAGTGGAACATGTTCGCCGGCCGCAGCCGCATGGTCGAGGCGTGGCAGCTGGTCGACTCCTCCCGCCAGGTGAAGGGAGGAAGCACCGTCTGGGTCGCCGTCTGCGACACGGAGTTCTGGCTGGACGCAGCCGGCCGGCCGCAGGTCGCGCCCGGGCAGACCCGGTCGGATTTCGGTGCGGGCGTCCTGCAGTGGAACCTCGTCAACGAGGGGCAGCCCGCCGGCATCCTCACGTCCACGACGCCCTCGCCGTTCCACGGCAACCGGGTCGCCTCCGCCGCGCTCGCGGCCGTCGGCAACAGCCAGGGCGCGGCCGGCTCCGGCGGGCTCGTCGCGCGTCCGGCGCTCTTCCTGGGGGCCAACCGGGCGTACGACGCGACGCGCGCGATCCAGCTCTGCGTCTGGTGGGGCATCGACGTCCTGAACATGAGCTGGGGCTTCTGGAACCCCGACAGCGACGAGTTCGACGAGGACACCTGGGTCGAGACCTTCGACTGGGGGGCGGACAACGGGCTGGTGTGCATCGCCGCCGCCGGGCCGGGGGCCAACAACCCCGTCGTCGAGCTCCCCGACGACCTCGACGTCAGGCCGGCCACGCGTACGCCCCGGACCCTCACCGTCGGCGCCCTGGACACCAACGACCAGGCATCGGCGCGCTCCAACTTCGGCTCGTCGGTCAACCTGTGGGCGCCCGGCACCGGCATCCAGGTCGCCCCGGACGCGGCACGTCCCCTCGGCACGACGGTGAACGGGACCTCGTTCGCCGCCCCGCTCGTCTCGGGCGTCGCCGCGATGATGCGGTACTGCAACCCGGACCTCAGCGCCGACGACGTCAGGCGGATGCTGGTCGAGACGGGCTGGCAGGGCTCCGGCCGGGTGTCCCGCGGCCTGGACGCCGCGGCCGCGGTCCGTGCCGCGCTGAACTCACGGCTCCCGGACACCCACGAGGACAACAGCTCGCCGAGCCGGGCGTACCCGCTCCTTCCCGTGGGGCCCGGGCGGGCACTGACGATGGGCAGGTTCAGTGCGATCTCGTCGGCCACCGATCGCGACTACTGGTCCTTCGAGGTCCCCCACCTCAGCGACGTGGTGGTCGTGTCCGAGTGGTACGCCCGCCTGGCGACGCTCATGGTGGTCGTGGAGAGCGCGTCGACCAACGCGGTCGTCGACCTCGCTCGAGCGGACATCCCCACGGGCGGTGTCCGCCTCGCGGGCGTGCTGCCCGCCGGGGCCTACCGCGTCCGGGTGAGAGGCGACGGCGCCACCGCGTACCGACTGCTCGTGCACGTCGACGAGGCCGACCTCGGACCCGACGAGTTCGAGCCGAGCAACAACTTCGAGGACGCCCCCGTCCTGACCTTCGAGGCAGCGCCGCGCTCGCCCTTCCAGATGGGGTGGGTGCTCGGTCGACGGGAGTGGGGGCCGGGGACCTATCCCGCGACCCTGCACCGCGTCACGGGGTCGGGTCCGCTCGGGAGCGCGTTCGTGAATCGCGACATCTACCGCCTGGAGGTGCCGCACTCGACCGTGTTCCGGGAGCCGACGCTCACGATCCGCGACAGCGACGAGCCGCTGACCGTGGAGCTGCTCGACGCGGACCGCCGGGTGCTGCGGCGGGAGTCACCCGTCACCGAGGCCACCTTCAGGCCGCCGCCGGAGTCCGTCGGCTACCTGCGCGTGACCGGCACCTCCCCGACCCGCTACACGATCGTGACGGGGCTGAAGGTCCGGGCGGGGGTGCTCCCCGGGCCGCTGCAGGAGGAGCTGCAGGTCATCCCCAAGTACTGGGGTGACCCGCCGCCATGGCGGATCCGCGACGAGGTCTCGCACTGGGCGGTGGACCTGGGGCGGGCCGAGGTCGAGGACGGCGTGCTGGCGTTCGACCTGGACGACCCGGCCGGCGAGGTGCTCCTCGAGCTGCTGGACGAGTCCGGCGAGGTCGTGAGGAGCGCGCACGCCGTGACCGTGGAGGACGTGGGTGCGCGGGCGGTCCTCGACGTGGCCGCGGTGGACCCCGGGACGAAGGTCCTCCGGGTGACCCGGGCTCGGTCCGCGGGCGCTGCTCAGGTCCGGGCGGTGCCGCCTCCGGTCGCCTAG
- a CDS encoding putative quinol monooxygenase — protein sequence MSIKVIVELKAAPGRRDELAGVLHEMLAGMGPALNEMGCLGSDVYEVIDDPDALVEIAEWETAAAREAVINDPSTAEVMAPVFELLAAPFKATLVQPV from the coding sequence ATGTCCATCAAGGTGATCGTCGAGCTGAAGGCCGCGCCCGGTCGGCGCGACGAGCTCGCGGGTGTGCTGCACGAGATGCTGGCAGGCATGGGGCCTGCCCTCAACGAGATGGGCTGCCTGGGCAGCGACGTCTACGAGGTCATCGACGACCCCGACGCCCTGGTCGAGATCGCGGAGTGGGAGACGGCAGCCGCCCGGGAGGCCGTCATCAACGACCCCTCGACCGCCGAGGTGATGGCACCGGTGTTCGAGCTGCTGGCCGCGCCCTTCAAGGCCACCCTCGTCCAGCCCGTGTGA
- a CDS encoding helix-turn-helix transcriptional regulator, translating into MALDRDLGGEDTRWVAESVVVPSADGLIGRTAELELALGELDRLGEGPASVLVVEGEAGIGKTRLVQSLVGEARSRDLRVLSGGGHPFERTRPFGLAASALGLSARSTDPRAAAIGRLLAGRGGEASATPGDIQWRVVEEIVDLVETLCAERPVLLVTEDVHWADTASLLAVLSLTRQLSLAPLLTVVTTRSSPLPGSVVRLLDDLAAGGGRSLCLAPLTADEVTALATHELGARPGPRLTALLAKAGGNPLWATAMLRSLAADGGLSRSATEVDATVSELPASLGDLVDRRLRDLPGPTLELLRIAAVLGDAVSLRDVAAVARRSPAEAARQLGEAYDAQLLDRVDERVVFRHQLVHDAIYQQVPAPARRVLHREAAVTLMAAGADPLAVADHLVRGSERGDEEAATWLRHAARGAAGQAPPVTLELVRRAEALLPGGHRDADAVSAEVVQALLRAGDVAEASARAEAVLGRPHVAEVDIPLRVALVSALALQNRADELVAVVEDSLASPERVGPAEQVVMLAQQSWALTYSGAPAEGEAVAARALAVAEATEDPVLSVWALTALQVAEGRQGRFDAALSHARRAAALAEGSAGPRALPLQPQLMLGMALFDCDLVGEARTAFRAALDDEFGSAWWLSATLMADAQASYALGDWDDAVPGLMAGEQAAREKANPLLEWQSLAYRTVIATGRGELGVARELADRFAGTLQGEELPYNAGILTFAAAALEAAEGNPHGAFDLLLRCWRVDAARESRFYHRCLAPDLVRLALALGRREVAGEVADAVEAGADLAPEVPTVRSLALRCRGLVDADAASLVTAAALARRSPLLVEHAGACEDAASALAKDGRREEAATLLGEALARYEAAGADAWAGRVRAGLRSVGAPPGVKGSRHRPATGWESLTATERTVSVLVAEGLTNGAVARRMYVSPHTVNTHLRHVYAKLGVSNRVGLAAVVHRSIE; encoded by the coding sequence GTGGCTCTGGACCGCGACCTCGGCGGGGAGGACACTCGGTGGGTGGCGGAGTCGGTCGTGGTGCCGTCTGCGGACGGGCTGATCGGGCGCACGGCCGAGCTCGAGCTCGCCCTGGGCGAGCTGGACCGGCTCGGCGAGGGTCCCGCCTCGGTCCTCGTGGTCGAGGGCGAGGCCGGCATCGGGAAGACCCGACTGGTGCAGAGCCTGGTCGGCGAGGCGCGCTCCCGCGACCTGCGGGTGCTCTCGGGTGGCGGCCACCCGTTCGAGCGCACGCGTCCCTTCGGCCTGGCTGCATCCGCGCTGGGCCTGAGCGCCCGGTCGACCGACCCGCGTGCCGCGGCGATCGGCCGACTCCTCGCGGGGCGTGGAGGGGAGGCTTCCGCGACCCCCGGCGACATCCAGTGGCGCGTCGTCGAGGAGATCGTCGACCTGGTGGAGACGCTGTGCGCGGAGCGGCCGGTGCTGCTCGTCACCGAGGACGTGCACTGGGCGGACACCGCCAGCCTCCTGGCCGTCCTGTCGCTCACGCGACAGCTCTCCCTCGCCCCACTGCTGACCGTCGTGACCACGCGGTCCTCGCCGCTCCCCGGCAGCGTGGTCCGGCTGCTGGACGACCTCGCAGCCGGCGGGGGACGCAGCCTGTGCCTGGCCCCGCTCACCGCAGACGAGGTCACGGCGCTCGCGACCCACGAGCTCGGCGCCCGGCCCGGGCCGCGCCTGACCGCCCTGCTGGCCAAGGCCGGGGGCAACCCGCTGTGGGCCACCGCCATGCTGCGCTCGCTGGCCGCCGACGGTGGGCTCAGCCGGTCCGCCACCGAGGTCGACGCCACCGTCTCCGAGCTCCCCGCATCACTGGGCGACCTGGTGGACCGGAGGCTCCGTGACCTCCCCGGGCCGACGCTGGAGCTGCTCCGGATCGCGGCCGTGCTCGGCGACGCGGTGTCGCTGCGCGACGTGGCCGCCGTCGCCCGCCGATCCCCTGCGGAGGCCGCGCGGCAGCTGGGCGAGGCGTACGACGCCCAGCTGCTCGACCGGGTCGACGAGCGTGTCGTCTTCCGCCACCAGCTCGTGCACGACGCGATCTACCAGCAGGTGCCTGCCCCGGCCCGGCGCGTCCTGCACCGCGAGGCCGCGGTCACGCTGATGGCCGCGGGCGCCGACCCGTTGGCCGTGGCCGACCACCTCGTACGCGGCTCCGAGCGCGGTGACGAGGAGGCGGCCACCTGGCTGCGGCACGCCGCCCGCGGAGCGGCGGGGCAGGCGCCGCCGGTCACCCTGGAGCTGGTCAGGCGCGCCGAGGCGTTGCTGCCCGGGGGTCACCGCGACGCCGACGCCGTGTCGGCCGAGGTCGTGCAGGCGCTCCTCCGTGCCGGGGACGTGGCCGAGGCGTCGGCCAGGGCCGAGGCGGTCCTGGGGCGGCCGCACGTCGCCGAGGTCGACATCCCCCTCCGGGTCGCCCTCGTCTCGGCTCTTGCCCTGCAGAACCGTGCCGACGAGCTCGTCGCCGTCGTGGAGGACAGCCTCGCCTCTCCCGAGCGGGTGGGTCCGGCCGAGCAGGTGGTGATGCTGGCCCAGCAGAGCTGGGCACTCACCTACAGCGGCGCCCCGGCCGAGGGCGAGGCCGTCGCGGCTCGCGCCCTCGCGGTCGCCGAGGCGACCGAGGACCCGGTGCTGTCGGTGTGGGCGTTGACGGCGCTGCAGGTGGCGGAGGGACGGCAGGGCCGCTTCGACGCCGCGCTGTCCCACGCCCGGCGGGCAGCGGCCCTCGCCGAGGGGTCGGCCGGGCCACGGGCGTTGCCCTTGCAGCCTCAGCTGATGCTCGGCATGGCGCTGTTCGACTGCGACCTCGTGGGCGAGGCGAGGACGGCGTTCCGGGCGGCGCTGGACGACGAGTTCGGCTCCGCGTGGTGGCTCTCGGCCACGCTGATGGCCGACGCCCAGGCGTCGTACGCCCTCGGTGACTGGGACGACGCTGTCCCCGGCCTCATGGCGGGGGAGCAGGCCGCCCGGGAGAAGGCCAACCCGCTCCTGGAGTGGCAGTCGCTCGCCTATCGCACCGTCATCGCGACAGGCAGGGGCGAGCTCGGTGTCGCTCGTGAGCTGGCCGACCGGTTCGCCGGGACGTTGCAGGGGGAGGAGCTGCCCTACAACGCGGGCATCCTGACCTTCGCGGCCGCTGCGCTGGAGGCGGCCGAGGGCAACCCGCACGGGGCCTTCGACCTCCTGCTGCGCTGCTGGCGCGTCGACGCCGCTCGGGAGAGCCGCTTCTACCACCGCTGCCTGGCCCCCGATCTCGTGCGACTGGCCCTGGCGCTGGGCAGGCGGGAGGTGGCGGGCGAGGTGGCCGACGCGGTGGAGGCCGGAGCGGACCTGGCACCCGAGGTGCCGACGGTGCGGAGCCTGGCGCTGCGCTGCCGCGGGTTGGTCGACGCTGACGCAGCGTCGTTGGTAACTGCGGCCGCGCTCGCCCGCCGCTCGCCGCTCCTGGTGGAGCACGCCGGTGCCTGCGAGGACGCGGCGAGCGCGCTCGCGAAGGATGGTCGGCGGGAGGAGGCGGCGACGCTGCTCGGCGAGGCGCTCGCCCGCTACGAGGCCGCCGGCGCCGACGCCTGGGCCGGGCGCGTACGGGCGGGGTTGCGGTCGGTCGGCGCGCCTCCCGGCGTCAAGGGGAGCCGACACCGGCCGGCGACGGGCTGGGAGAGCCTCACCGCCACGGAGCGGACGGTGTCCGTGCTGGTGGCCGAGGGCCTGACGAACGGCGCCGTGGCCCGGCGGATGTACGTCTCCCCGCACACGGTCAACACCCACCTCCGCCACGTCTACGCCAAGCTCGGCGTCTCCAATCGGGTGGGGCTCGCCGCCGTCGTGCATCGCTCGATCGAGTGA
- a CDS encoding ester cyclase, translated as MDHGATMRRTYELISAGDIAGFGDLVADGFVEHEDTPGFAPDKEGTLDWFRALLQAFPDLSMTVEDLVAEGDKAVARVRVTGTHRGDFLGIPPTGATGDVQLIDIMRFDSDGRVSEHWGVADMLSLMQQLGVVPAGAPA; from the coding sequence ATGGACCACGGCGCGACGATGCGCAGGACCTATGAGCTGATCAGCGCCGGCGACATCGCAGGCTTCGGCGACCTCGTCGCGGACGGCTTCGTCGAGCACGAGGACACACCGGGCTTCGCGCCCGACAAGGAGGGGACGCTGGACTGGTTCCGAGCCCTGCTCCAGGCCTTCCCGGACCTCAGCATGACCGTCGAGGACCTCGTCGCCGAGGGCGACAAGGCCGTGGCCCGGGTCCGGGTCACCGGGACCCATCGAGGCGACTTCCTGGGAATCCCGCCGACCGGCGCCACCGGTGACGTCCAGCTCATCGACATCATGCGGTTCGACTCGGACGGCCGGGTGTCAGAGCACTGGGGTGTCGCGGACATGCTGTCGTTGATGCAGCAGCTCGGCGTCGTGCCCGCCGGCGCGCCGGCCTGA
- a CDS encoding cytochrome P450, whose translation MASTGAVTAPLPPKVVGLGLGERIDALRNFHTGVAVLRDHGGPVVRVPIGPRRVAPQFVIVTSPAGAHDVLAGFDGAMDKGVQVHEETKHVGLNLFNLPHEAWTPRRRAIQPLFTRKHVRDFAVHMSTEAELAAERAVDAERVELDPFTRRLTLQVLGRSVLGQDLGPRAEAMAGEFATLLQYFTDRGIAPVRLPARWPTPANRRFARARERFFAVIDEAVDECRRDPDHPAELIRLLLDVRDPETGRALTDEDIRGELSAFLIAGHDTTATTLCYSLWALGRDQALQDRVAAEAAGLGRGTLDADDVPALELTTRVVHESLRLCPPAAVVARLAMRDVLVDGWRVPAGSNVVVGIMALHTDPALWPDPERFDPDRFLPERSRGRDRWQYLPFGAGPRSCIGDHFAMLEATLGLATIVRAVRVESLEPRFPLAVPFTMTAGGPIPALVTARS comes from the coding sequence ATGGCATCGACAGGTGCTGTCACGGCCCCGCTCCCGCCGAAGGTGGTCGGCCTCGGCCTGGGGGAGCGGATCGACGCCCTGCGCAACTTCCACACCGGCGTGGCAGTGCTGCGCGACCACGGCGGCCCGGTCGTACGTGTGCCGATCGGGCCGCGGCGAGTGGCTCCCCAGTTCGTGATCGTCACCTCGCCAGCGGGCGCCCACGACGTGCTGGCCGGCTTCGACGGGGCGATGGACAAGGGCGTACAGGTCCACGAGGAGACCAAGCACGTCGGGCTGAACCTCTTCAACCTCCCGCACGAGGCCTGGACGCCGCGCCGGCGAGCGATCCAGCCCCTGTTCACCAGGAAGCACGTGCGGGACTTCGCCGTGCACATGTCGACCGAGGCCGAGCTCGCCGCCGAGCGGGCCGTCGACGCCGAGCGGGTCGAGCTCGACCCGTTCACCCGACGGCTGACGCTGCAGGTGCTCGGCCGGTCCGTCCTCGGGCAGGACCTCGGTCCGCGGGCGGAGGCCATGGCCGGCGAATTCGCCACGCTGCTGCAGTACTTCACCGATCGCGGGATCGCACCGGTCCGGCTCCCGGCGAGGTGGCCCACGCCGGCGAACAGACGCTTCGCCCGGGCCAGGGAGCGGTTCTTCGCGGTGATCGACGAGGCGGTCGACGAGTGCCGACGCGACCCGGACCATCCCGCAGAGCTGATCCGCCTGCTGCTCGACGTACGGGATCCCGAGACGGGGCGTGCGCTCACCGACGAGGACATCCGGGGAGAGCTCTCCGCCTTCCTCATCGCCGGGCACGACACCACCGCCACGACCCTCTGCTACAGCCTCTGGGCGCTCGGTCGGGACCAGGCGCTGCAGGACCGCGTCGCCGCCGAGGCGGCCGGGCTGGGACGTGGCACGCTCGACGCCGACGACGTCCCCGCGCTCGAGCTGACCACCCGCGTCGTCCACGAGTCGTTGCGCCTGTGCCCGCCCGCCGCCGTCGTGGCGCGGCTGGCCATGCGTGACGTCCTGGTGGACGGCTGGCGGGTGCCGGCCGGGAGCAACGTCGTCGTGGGCATCATGGCGCTGCACACCGACCCGGCCCTGTGGCCCGATCCGGAGCGGTTCGACCCCGACCGGTTCCTCCCCGAGCGCTCCCGCGGCCGCGACCGCTGGCAGTACCTCCCGTTCGGTGCGGGGCCGCGCTCCTGCATCGGCGACCACTTCGCGATGCTCGAGGCGACCCTCGGCCTGGCCACCATCGTCCGCGCGGTGCGGGTCGAGTCCCTCGAGCCGCGCTTCCCCCTGGCCGTGCCCTTCACGATGACGGCGGGCGGGCCGATCCCGGCGCTCGTGACCGCCCGCTCGTGA
- a CDS encoding DinB family protein — protein MKRYVDEDLAGAEFRECDLSNARLVGVVMQGAVIDGLVTDLVVNGVEVMAYVEAELDRRHPVRRLIRSDDVADLRRAARQLRADWAETVARIRQSPGVEHESVNDEWSAVQTLRHLVFVHDSWFRRCCLGSTELFTPMGLGIESAPDREEQGLDPSADPTLDEVLAVRDTQAAELEHWLDSVTSEQLQQPAPVPDDDRWPTYARGRSLRQCLGTVLGEELEHHQFCVRDLDLIEGRAAG, from the coding sequence ATGAAGCGGTACGTGGACGAGGACCTGGCGGGCGCGGAGTTCCGCGAGTGCGACCTGAGCAACGCCCGCCTGGTCGGCGTGGTGATGCAGGGCGCCGTCATCGACGGGCTGGTCACCGACCTCGTCGTCAACGGCGTGGAGGTCATGGCGTACGTCGAGGCCGAGCTCGACCGTCGTCACCCGGTCCGCCGGCTCATCCGCTCCGACGACGTGGCCGACCTCCGCCGGGCCGCCCGGCAGCTGCGCGCCGACTGGGCGGAGACGGTGGCACGCATCCGGCAGTCGCCCGGCGTCGAGCACGAGAGCGTCAACGACGAGTGGTCGGCCGTGCAGACGCTGCGCCACCTGGTCTTCGTCCACGACTCGTGGTTCCGGCGCTGCTGCCTCGGCTCGACCGAGCTGTTCACCCCGATGGGGCTGGGCATCGAGTCCGCGCCCGATCGTGAGGAGCAGGGGCTCGATCCGTCGGCCGACCCGACGCTCGACGAGGTGCTGGCGGTCCGGGACACGCAGGCAGCCGAGCTCGAGCACTGGCTGGACTCGGTCACCTCCGAGCAGCTCCAGCAGCCCGCACCGGTCCCCGACGACGACCGGTGGCCGACGTACGCCCGTGGCCGGTCGCTGCGGCAGTGCCTGGGCACGGTGCTCGGCGAGGAGCTCGAGCACCACCAGTTCTGCGTGCGCGACCTCGACCTCATCGAGGGACGGGCCGCCGGCTGA
- a CDS encoding DUF4956 domain-containing protein — protein MNTTYLLAAVDLVAVLVLALAVYYPRHRRTDLVTAFVAVNVGVLAVTIVLAGSAASVGLGLGLFGVLSIIRLRSDELGQHEIAYYFAALAIGLLGGLGTADVRLSISLMVGLVVVLALVDSRLLHATGLRQVVVLDSAVTDEGELVVRLERLLDAKVNRVTPLRVDLVNDTTTVEVHYAVAPRPAVPRAERHAAPAVTR, from the coding sequence ATGAACACCACCTACCTGCTCGCCGCCGTCGACCTCGTCGCCGTGCTGGTGCTCGCCCTCGCCGTCTACTACCCCCGACACCGCCGCACCGACCTCGTCACCGCGTTCGTCGCGGTCAACGTCGGCGTCCTCGCCGTCACGATCGTGCTGGCGGGCAGCGCCGCGAGCGTCGGCCTCGGGCTCGGCCTCTTCGGCGTGCTGTCGATCATCCGGCTGCGCTCCGACGAGCTCGGCCAGCACGAGATCGCCTACTACTTCGCCGCCCTCGCCATCGGTCTGCTCGGCGGTCTCGGCACCGCCGACGTACGCCTGTCGATCTCGCTGATGGTCGGCCTCGTCGTCGTGCTGGCGCTCGTCGACAGCCGACTGCTGCACGCCACCGGGCTGCGGCAGGTCGTCGTCCTCGACTCCGCCGTCACCGACGAGGGCGAGCTCGTCGTCCGCCTCGAGCGGCTCCTCGACGCGAAGGTCAACCGGGTCACGCCGCTGCGGGTCGACCTGGTCAACGACACCACGACCGTCGAGGTGCACTACGCCGTCGCGCCGCGGCCGGCCGTGCCGCGCGCCGAGCGCCACGCCGCACCGGCGGTCACCCGATGA
- a CDS encoding polyphosphate polymerase domain-containing protein, whose product MIDDLPAVSLDELNAAAELLTRVDRKYVIPAGDLDAVLTGLFPTGRAGLRVLEVDGRRESRYESTYLDTVDLDSWTSAAHQRRRRWKVRTRTYADTGERWLEVKTRGSRGTTVKERLPHDGTDVTGPAAEWVRDRLAAAYVPDVDPSGLVATLHTGYRRTTLMLPADGGRATLDRDLRWVSGHGSAEVGDVLVVETKSGSHRPGPLDRRLWELGHRPVRISKYGTGLALLTPDLQRNRWHRVTSRHLADHLARHQGVLA is encoded by the coding sequence ATGATCGACGACCTCCCCGCCGTCTCCCTCGACGAGCTCAACGCCGCCGCCGAGCTGCTCACCCGCGTCGACCGCAAGTACGTCATCCCCGCCGGCGACCTCGACGCCGTGCTCACCGGACTGTTCCCGACCGGGAGGGCAGGGCTGCGCGTCCTCGAGGTCGACGGCCGGCGGGAGTCGCGTTACGAGTCGACCTACCTCGACACCGTCGACCTCGACAGCTGGACCTCCGCCGCCCACCAGCGGCGACGGCGCTGGAAGGTCCGCACCCGGACGTACGCCGACACCGGCGAGCGCTGGCTCGAGGTCAAGACCCGCGGATCCCGCGGCACCACCGTCAAGGAGCGTCTGCCGCACGACGGGACGGACGTCACCGGCCCCGCGGCCGAGTGGGTACGCGACCGCCTCGCCGCGGCGTACGTGCCCGACGTCGACCCCTCCGGCCTGGTCGCGACGCTGCACACCGGCTACCGGCGCACGACCCTGATGCTGCCCGCCGACGGCGGCCGCGCCACGCTCGACCGCGACCTGCGCTGGGTCTCCGGCCACGGCAGCGCCGAGGTCGGCGACGTGCTGGTCGTCGAGACCAAGTCCGGCAGCCACCGCCCCGGCCCGCTCGACCGGCGGCTGTGGGAGCTGGGCCACCGGCCGGTCCGGATCTCCAAGTACGGCACGGGACTGGCGCTGCTGACCCCCGACCTCCAGCGCAACCGCTGGCACCGCGTCACCTCGCGCCACCTCGCCGACCACCTCGCCCGCCACCAAGGAGTGCTCGCATGA